ACATAAAGGACaactaaaaaaatcaaaagggcACACAAACAACTGAAtgagcacaaaaaaaaaaaaaaaaaaaaaaaaaaaaaaaaaaaaaaaaaaaacgcaaacTCAAGCCACCTAAACATTGTATGTTGTATTGCCTAATGTTTGGCTCTTTGCTTTTTTGCGAATCGATACaaatcttttgatgaatcaattaAAGCTTATCCCGTCAGTACAaagtaatacggagtaaatgAGAATACACAAATCCATAAAATTCtactatacatttttaaaaaaaaatgaatcaaacaacTCGATAAACTTATTCCATGCATGGGATACTATTCTATTCTCTCTTTGTCTATTATGCAAGCCAAATGCCACATCAGAGTTGAATGAgactttatatacaaaaatgttTAATCAACAAAATATTAAGAAGAAATAAAGAACAAGTTGAAGTAACTACATACTGTAGCTTTTGTAGAACTTGGAATTGAACACGTAAATGATATATATGGGAAAAAAGCTAAGGGATACGTGGACAAAACTTGTGTCACTCTCTAAGAATTCCACCTTAGCAACCTTCGCCTTCATTCTCATCATATAATTACACACATTCGGACAAAGTATATAAAACacgtcataatttttttaaagtaaaacaAACACGTcataattgtttttgtttttgtctaaAAACACCTTGATGcctttattttttgtgttttttttttcaaaagaaaaaaaaataaagaaagaaagaaaaaatacgAGGCCAAAGATCTAATAATCGATCGGTATGATTGTTGCTTCcctaaagagttaattccaccaatgGTCtttcgactatgttgatttttcaaaattagtccccgaattttaatttggacaatttaggtcccttgacttttaaattctCTCCAacgttggtcctttcgtcaaattttggttaagttgaggtcaaataaaggggtaaaattgtccgttcacctgtttagtgtattattccTCGCATTTCTGTTGTCCTAtatgttgtatatatgaatataatctcagtcgaagtctcaatcaaaatcatataatctcagtcgatgTCTCTTCaaatgatattatattcatatatatagcgtatacgacagaagaaatacgagtatacaagtgaacggataattttacccttcatttgacgtcaatttaactaaaatttgacgaaaggaaccaacattggaaagaatttgaaagtcaagggacttaattgtccaaattaaaagtcggggattaattttggaaaatcaacatagtcggaggaccatggCTAGAATTAAATCTTCCCTAAATGAAGGTCACATGTTCGAACTCCAGTAGTGACGTTCACTCCAATGGTTTGATAATACAGTACCAAAATACTTTTGTATGTCCTTTCTAGatataaaacaaacaaacaaaaacattttaaaaaaaaggcaTTATCGAAAAtttcatgaatataaggtaAAAGGTCGAAGGTAGTTTCATTGACCTTTAGCATATTAATATGACaagttgattttaaaaaaaaaaaaaaaaaaaaaaacgtgagAAGtgacagtatatatatatatatatatatatacacacctcTGCCGTCCACCTTTAGCTCTCACCAAGATTACATTAACTGTAGTagtctactatatatatatatatatatatatatatatatatatatatatataatagagatCAAATGTGGTAATAGACTTCACGTTGTTTTATACATTAACGTGCGtgattttataacttaaggtgtGCATTTTATATCTTAAAGTGCATCAGTTTGAGACTGTTGATCATTTGCATGCATGTTGACAGAAgcatgttttaaaaaaaaaaaatttcttgaaTTAAGTCGTTGAGAATCTTTGCACGTGAACTAATTCATATATGAGGATGGTTCACATATGAAGAGTCTCCCGTGTGAAAGATGGGGCGAGATCTAAGCCGTTGATATAGTCTAAATCAACAGATCAAATTAaggattttctttttaaattgagCTTCTTGGGAACTGGATGCATTCTCTCCTACCATTGTTGAgctgatgcaccttaaggtCTAAAATTATGCACAAGTTTCAAACTAACACACCTTAATTATCGTattgacacaccttaagtgacAAATTGTTGCACCTTAAAATGTCAAACTGATGCAACTTAAGTGTcaaactaacgcaccttaagtgttgaACTGACACACATTAAGTGTtaaaataacgcaccttaagtgtagaaCTGACCCACCTTACGTATGAAACGGACGCATCTTAAGTGCAgaattgatgcaccttaagtatcAAACTGATGTatcttaagctttaaacatacgcacATTAAGCTACAAACTTAAGCACCTTACGCTTTAAACTTAAATACCTTAAGATTTAAACTTAGCCGCCTAACGctataaacttatgcaccttaagctttacaATTACGCACTTTAAACTTTCAACAATAtgcaaaattaccataatttcaccgcatttttaaaaaaaattatcttcaCTCTGGgctgttgattttggcaagactAATGACTATGATTAATCCGCATATTTTACCTGGGTGAAGTTTTGCACCTAATTCCTTGTCTCTCTCTCTATGTGTGTGCGCACACGCtcgattaattaatttattaaattttattaattaaatatatattatttatccttttttatccaacaattttttttatttttaaaattttattttgggtggaCAGAGCTCAGTAGTCATCAGTAATGTTTATTCAATTCTCAACTCCACATATTCATCACCTCTGTCACTAGTTGGCAACTTGGCATAAGACAAGGATAATTCAACCATTTTCGCCCTTTAATTTACTTATACAATAAAGTAATACGTAGGAACCAAGGCATATGTGCACCTACTATACGTATGGAAATCATTAATAATCCATTAATTTACCAGAAAGCTCACAGCTGCTATTTAAATGTGcactaaaaataaatcattttacgTCGCTCATAGTTGACttactcaaattaagaaaatcaataaaacaCTCTCATGAtgagtcaaacttgaaattttataattataaagttaaatgtccaaccaacttggttgggttgTCCCGAAAATCATTAATCCTCATCAAGTTATCATTAATACTCTATCCTTTAAGTTTTTGTCTTATAAGCATGTTACGTTGCACTCATAGTTAATGCAATTCTGATTCTTAAAATTGAATTCACCATTCCTTAAAAAGTCTTACGGATAATGACACTTTATTATCACCTTTAAATCACGATTATGCGGCTTTAATAATCCTaaaaattagttattaattcGATCTATATGAAGATTCAGAAAGACAAGTAGAAGTAGTGGATCAACTTCAGCGTACGTAGCATTGGGCAGGCGAATTGAATGTTGTGTCAGACCTTCCATTTCCTGCATACTTAATTAGATTAATTCCCATGCTCCTAGGTAAGATTGTGCCCTATTTTGTAGGGATGTTGTCACAATTAATCTTCGCCAAACCACAAaaacaagaatttaaaaaaaaaaattgcgttTGTATTACTTTTGTTATACGgaactaaaaacataataatgtgTAACATATTATACATTGTTCAATTCCTTAAAATTGACCTCCTTAAACGTACAATTCCATGTGTAACGTTTTGGTCCATGTGTAACATTTTCGTGAATTAATATGTGGGGTCTTCGAATAATTGTAGTGCATGAAAGGGCATCCAGCCTAAGAAGGAtctcgaattttttttttctatttggttGTTGTCTTTCTATATAATTCCtctttaaataaataagaaataaaataaaatgtgtgGTGATGGTTTTAAAAAGCCATAAAAAATCTTTCAATAATAGGATTGGAATTAATAAAGGGACATCACCTCAACAGTATATGTGTAGAATGTAGATTGCGAATTCTTGAAAAGACGGCCGATCACAAGTGTACACTGCatttattgataattatattactctctacatataatactaatcatttATTGATActaattcttaaatttaatttttattaaattaatatttaattaactggagaattaaatttagaacaaaTTTCATAGTTAATGGACCCTTTATCgttaaattgaaagtcgaaaatGAAAATTGAGAGAAATTAATAATCAATGGACCATTTATATATGGTCTAATTGAAAATTAAGgataatattatttgataaatatcaATAGTCAATGAAACATTTATAGAATTAACTATTgtaaaaaataagtgttagtattTCGTACCCCAAATATATTAGTAATTGTAAAGATATGTTTTTCCCTAtttcaaaagttatagctataAGTGATCCCACATGTAATCAAACTTAGAACTTTGTACTATGAAGCTAATTCCCTTAACAATTTCGTTGGAGTTTGTtctcaatatactaaaaatacattatttgtatattgaatgcacattatttgataatatattaaaaaattatatatttttaaataatgtattttatgtatataaataatgtactcttaGTCTATTAAGtgtgtactttttatttatggttcatacAAATATGTGAACTAtggttcatgcaataatgattggacaGATGGGATGTGATGACGTGGGGAACAACTGATAAGGGCCGCGTTGCGTTAGGTCCATTATTTAGCTAGGCTAATGATTTTGTCGTACGACACTGCACCTTGCTCCAACGTTAATTACTTCTGCCCGCAACCTTCCATTGCCTCATCACCTATAAATACTAACCATCCCATTAGAGTTGCCACCATGATATtgtagagagagatagagagagagaagcaaagTTTCTCAATCAAGAACTCTGATCTGCTACTAATTAATCCTTATATCTGGATCTGTTGAAGAAGCTAAGAGAGTTGAGGTTTGAGTTTTCCTACCCATTCAAGGAGATGGCATTGTTTGATCTTCACCACCCATGGGTCTTTACATTTGGAGTACTTGGTAAGTCACACAATCGTCTTCAATAAACTTTCATTCCTACCTTTCTCGATTCGTATGCTCAGAATGTAAACCTTTATCTTCTTTAGTTAAAAcgaagcatatatatatatatatatatgttaaagcTAATATACACTAatattactaatatatatatacactaatattaCTTCAATTCTTTTGATTTTGACCTTGTGTATTGTGTATCATTATTTCAGGTAACATTGTATCACTTCTTGTATTCTTAGCCCCAGTGTAAGTTGACAGATTtcaattcttgtttttttttttaaagaatcttGAAGTTGCATGTTGTAATGAAAGTGctaatatatattgttgttgcatatatgcatgcaggCCGACATTTATAAGAATCTACAAAGCAAAATCAACCTTGGGTTATCAATCCGTTCCCTATGTTGTATCCTTATTTTCTGCTATGTTGTGGATGTACTATGCTTTCCTCAAGAAGACCGCTCCTCTTCTCATCACTATCAACTCCATCGGATGTGTCATCGAAACTCTTTACATCTccattttccttggttatgcttcCAAAACCGCTAGGGTAAGTACTATATGCTCGCTAATTAATTAACCTAATTAAACGTaaagataattaattattaaggaatgattaacatatatatatattatacagcGTCAAACCATGAAAATGTTGCTGTTACTTGTTGGAGGACTCTACTCTGTGATTGTGTTGGCCACAATGTTCCCTTTTAAGGGCGCCCTTCGTGTGGCCATTGTGGGATGGATTTGTGTGGCTTTTTCCGTCTGTGTTTTCGCTGCGCCTCTTAGCATTGTGGTACATACacttttcaaaatgattttaatttcctttttattttttttttgtgtgtgaatttgattaataaataaatatatatatatatatatataaattaaaaatgattgtTATTGCATGCAGTTCAAAGTGGTGAAGACAAAGAGCGTAGAGTTCATGCCGTTCAACCTGTCTTTCTTTCTTACGTTGACTGCAGTTATGTGGTTAGGCTATGGCTTGCTGTTGAAGGACATGTGCATTGCTGTAAGTACACATAACACATGCACTATTGCGAGTGGCACTGGACATAATCCTCGTACCCATGCATCCATGTCTTTTAATTAAGTGCACCCCAAATTATTACGTGGACATTTTTATGGGAcccacataatgaaaataacatattattatttgtcaCAACAGAAAATAAAAGTAGGAGAGcggagtagaatttgagagtaaatTACCCTAAACCTGCTAGCTACTAAATTCTTTACTTAATAAGGTTTTGAAATGGTGCAGTTACCAAACGTATTGGGGTTTCTCTTGGGGATCGTACAAATGGTGTTATACGGAATCTACAGAAACAAGAAGCCAGTTGAAGTGGCGGAGGAGAAAAAGAGCGCCGTGCCGGAGCTCGTTATAAACGTGGCAGGGCTAGGGGAATTATTGCACTCATCTGTGGAGGATTCTAAGACGACAGCCATCACCGTCAGTGACGCCGTTACtgaagaaaaaggagaaaaccCAGATCAAAAGAAcaaagaagaggaggaagaagaaaaccaTGCCGGGAAAACCATGATGATTACGGCGCCACAGCCTCTGCCGCCGGCAAATCCTAACCTTGACGATAATGTCCTCCAATTTACTCACCCTGTGAATGTCGTCGTCTGTGctgcttaattatattattattattgtactattattattctttgtctttcctttaatatatataattttgtgctAGCTTTTTACGCAATAATTAAGCTATcaaatttgttcatataaattacggagtaatttctAGCTAGCTACCACTTATAATAACATCTTTCTGTCACTAAACAACCCAATGTAATAAAAgttgtattattaattagttaaaCAAGTCAATGTAATAAatgttgtattattattagttgCACGGGTGACAAGAGAAACCCACATCCGATCCACTCCCGATGGTGCGtatgtacggagtaataaagGACCAAAAGGAAGTAATTCAGTCCAGGTCAAAAGAAGATCACTATGTCTGCTCTTACAATTTTGCTGTTACTACTAAGTCAACGGTCTGATTTGGTAAGTTGGttctcaaaaaattattaatttatatgtatagTTGATGCATGATCCTGTGACTGtgaaatatatatgttatttaagtATAATAagctataaattaaaatttaaaggcTAGCAATGAGTCGCGGGGAAGCACTAATTAATTACCTTGTCAATCGGGTCAAGTGTCAAACGCTCAACGACGAATCtattcttcttcaattcacgtaaccatttttcaataatttcacAAAACCAACGTTGTTATGTATGTCGTCGTCCCGGTCCCTATCCTTTCATCAGTTTCCATATATCCGATCCAttaatggtttaattttgtCGATTACATTATTGCGTTAATGTGGTGTTGATTTCATTCCAgactgatctgatctgatcgaGTACTTCCGATCTGGTTTACCAGTctgaataatatttatattgaaatcgatctgaaatatatataatggtaaAGAGCAGCTCTGAAGAGacagaaaacaataataataataatgaagataGGAGTAAGGAAGTGGGGGACAACGTCCAACATTTGACGAAAATCATAGAGTCGAGGATCGCCAAGTACGATAATGGCAACTTGTCGTCCGGCGAGAGCCGAACCAAGATTGGTAAAATGACGGAAGAGGAATCTTTCTTTTACGAGGCAGTTACGAGGTTGTCAAAATTGACGGAATTTCCCTCCGCTTCTtcctcctcgaaccagcagacTAGTTCAGTTTTACAGCGAGCCATGGTTTTCTTGGAAGAGGAATTCCGCATCATATTGGAAGATTCAGTACAAGATGACGTGGCCGCCGTCAAGCGAGACGACGGCGGCGCGTTGGAGGAATCGCCGCCGCCAGAAGAGGAGTATCAGCCGTATCCGCCGGATGTGGTGACGAGGATGAACCGGATCGCCAACGTCATGCTCTCCGCCGGCTACGAGACGGAATGTTGCCAGGTGTATTCCATTTGTCGCCGGAACGATTTCTCGAAGCAGATGAAAAAATTGGAACACGAGAAAATCCACACCGAGGATATACAGAAGACGAACTGGGATTCTCTTGAAGAAGAGATCACGAAATGGGTGAGAGTAGCCAAAATCTGCTCCAAAATTCTCTTCCCCGCTGAAAGGGACCTCGCCGAGGCTGTTTTCTCCGATCACCCCATGATTTCCCGGAGCCTCTTCAGCAACCTCGCACGCGCCGTCGTCATTCAGCTTCTCGACTTCGCAGACGCCGTCGCCAAAACCAAACGCGCCGCCGAGAAGCTCTTCAAATTCCTCCACATGTACGAAACAATCCGGGACCTAATCCCCGCCATCAGCGACGGCGGTTGCTCCGACGACTCCGAGCACGAGATCAAGTCCGAGATTCTCGCAGTCGGAGACAGAATCGGGGAAGCCTCCTTAAACATTTTCTGCGACCTGGAAAACTCAATAAAAAACGACATCGCCGCGAGAAATCCGGTCCCCGGCGGCGCCGTTCATCCCCTCACCCGTTACGTCATCAACTATCTAAAATACGCCTGCGACTTCAAAACCACCCTCGAGCAGATATTCCACAAACACGCAAATCCCAACTCCGTCCGTAACGGCGAAACTTCCGACACAACCGCCCGACCAACCTCCTTGTTTTCCGCGCAGGTACAAAACATCATGGACCTCCTCGACGCAAACCTCGAAGCCAAATCCAAACTCTACAAAGACCCAGCCCTACGCCACGTGTTCTTGATGAACAACGGCAGATACATCTTACAAAAAATCAAAGGCTCCCCGGAGATCCACCAAGTAATGGGCGACAAAAGTTACCGGAAAAGATCGACGGTGGTGAGGCAGTTCCACAAGAACTACCAGCGAGAAACGTGGAGCAAAGTGCTGCAAATTTTAAGCCACGAAGGGCTTCAACACA
This portion of the Ipomoea triloba cultivar NCNSP0323 chromosome 5, ASM357664v1 genome encodes:
- the LOC116020067 gene encoding bidirectional sugar transporter N3-like, with product MALFDLHHPWVFTFGVLGNIVSLLVFLAPVPTFIRIYKAKSTLGYQSVPYVVSLFSAMLWMYYAFLKKTAPLLITINSIGCVIETLYISIFLGYASKTARRQTMKMLLLLVGGLYSVIVLATMFPFKGALRVAIVGWICVAFSVCVFAAPLSIVFKVVKTKSVEFMPFNLSFFLTLTAVMWLGYGLLLKDMCIALPNVLGFLLGIVQMVLYGIYRNKKPVEVAEEKKSAVPELVINVAGLGELLHSSVEDSKTTAITVSDAVTEEKGENPDQKNKEEEEEENHAGKTMMITAPQPLPPANPNLDDNVLQFTHPVNVVVCAA
- the LOC116020066 gene encoding exocyst complex component EXO70B1-like, with product MVKSSSEETENNNNNNEDRSKEVGDNVQHLTKIIESRIAKYDNGNLSSGESRTKIGKMTEEESFFYEAVTRLSKLTEFPSASSSSNQQTSSVLQRAMVFLEEEFRIILEDSVQDDVAAVKRDDGGALEESPPPEEEYQPYPPDVVTRMNRIANVMLSAGYETECCQVYSICRRNDFSKQMKKLEHEKIHTEDIQKTNWDSLEEEITKWVRVAKICSKILFPAERDLAEAVFSDHPMISRSLFSNLARAVVIQLLDFADAVAKTKRAAEKLFKFLHMYETIRDLIPAISDGGCSDDSEHEIKSEILAVGDRIGEASLNIFCDLENSIKNDIAARNPVPGGAVHPLTRYVINYLKYACDFKTTLEQIFHKHANPNSVRNGETSDTTARPTSLFSAQVQNIMDLLDANLEAKSKLYKDPALRHVFLMNNGRYILQKIKGSPEIHQVMGDKSYRKRSTVVRQFHKNYQRETWSKVLQILSHEGLQHNGKVAIPALKERFKTFSNMMDEIHKSQSTWVVNDEQLQSELRVSISAVVIPAYRSFVARFKHHLDGTKHVEKYVKYQPDDIETLIEGLFDGNHTSMSRIRKN